One window of the Brevundimonas goettingensis genome contains the following:
- a CDS encoding glycoside hydrolase family 65 protein has protein sequence MTEPLNPPDETGPRNGDLPAYVGNGVIGLRVREQPLQTGMAIVSGFAGEHPERRVEAAAPAPYPLAGDLALNGVWLNDQPSAVSNLVQRYDFSTGELTSAFRFEAGGVSAEVVVLTFASRSAPAVVLQEVEVRVSAACQVGLRAIVETAGLRGRVARRRTDTPGEPEPACDGSLLWEAEGGLSQCGYALSTEIVGGGNAERTVQTWDAAGPLRTDYRLRARADRPVRLRQMVAILPSMLHERPDEEATRRIARARATGFDALRRRNREAWADIWKSRIVVHGASERHQALIDAAVFYLNCSVHEASPAATSIFGLATWHDYTYYYGHVMWDVDAFCVPPLLFMQPDAARAILDFRTRGLPAARSNARLSGRQGAQFPWEAAPLSGQEAAPGAGESAAHEDHGSLHTARAFALYADVTGDEAFLKEAAWPVLSGVADWIVSRLTRTSRGLELLRATGPAEVPEPPDNDAFTLMAAGEILRRAAHAAQQIGREIPEAWKEAARDLYLPVRSDHVIAAHDGFRVSEPKGATPSPLAGLFPYDHPAPAIERKATLEFYLAHWKAYVGAPMFPALYVTWAAMAGDRDLALELFEEGYAAYDKGRFHQCLEYRPDHPDSQVAAGPFFANLGGMLLGLTLGLTGLVVDDGDPQNWPRRPIVLPQGWSAIEIGRVWVRGRPMRLIARQGAERAELTPE, from the coding sequence ATGACAGAACCCCTCAATCCGCCCGATGAAACCGGACCTCGCAACGGCGATCTCCCGGCCTATGTCGGCAATGGCGTCATCGGTCTGCGCGTGCGCGAGCAGCCCTTGCAGACCGGCATGGCGATCGTCTCAGGCTTCGCTGGCGAACACCCGGAGCGGCGCGTCGAGGCTGCGGCGCCGGCGCCCTATCCTCTCGCGGGCGATCTTGCGCTCAATGGCGTTTGGCTCAACGACCAGCCGTCCGCCGTTTCAAATCTCGTCCAACGCTACGATTTCTCGACGGGAGAGCTGACAAGCGCCTTTCGTTTCGAGGCCGGCGGGGTGTCGGCGGAGGTCGTGGTTCTGACTTTCGCCAGCCGATCCGCGCCTGCGGTGGTGCTGCAGGAAGTGGAAGTGCGCGTCTCGGCCGCCTGCCAGGTCGGGCTGAGGGCCATCGTCGAAACGGCCGGTCTCAGAGGCCGCGTCGCGCGTCGGCGCACCGACACGCCAGGCGAACCCGAGCCGGCCTGCGACGGGTCCCTGTTGTGGGAGGCCGAAGGCGGCCTGAGCCAGTGCGGCTACGCGCTCTCGACGGAGATCGTCGGAGGGGGAAATGCAGAGCGAACTGTTCAGACCTGGGACGCCGCCGGACCATTGCGAACCGACTACAGGCTGCGCGCCCGGGCCGACAGGCCTGTGCGCCTCCGCCAGATGGTCGCGATCCTGCCGTCGATGCTGCACGAACGGCCTGACGAAGAGGCGACCCGGCGGATCGCACGGGCCCGGGCCACCGGGTTCGATGCGCTCAGACGGCGCAACCGGGAGGCCTGGGCGGACATCTGGAAGAGCCGGATCGTTGTTCATGGCGCCAGCGAACGCCATCAGGCGCTCATCGACGCTGCGGTCTTCTATCTCAACTGCTCGGTGCACGAAGCTTCGCCGGCAGCGACGTCCATCTTCGGTCTCGCGACCTGGCACGACTACACCTACTACTATGGGCATGTGATGTGGGACGTGGACGCCTTCTGCGTGCCGCCTTTGCTGTTCATGCAGCCGGACGCCGCCCGGGCCATCCTCGACTTCCGGACGAGAGGCCTGCCAGCGGCGCGCAGCAATGCGAGACTGTCCGGGCGTCAGGGCGCGCAGTTTCCCTGGGAAGCAGCGCCCCTGTCGGGCCAGGAGGCGGCGCCGGGGGCGGGCGAGAGCGCAGCGCATGAGGATCACGGCTCACTGCACACGGCCCGCGCCTTTGCCCTCTATGCCGACGTCACGGGAGACGAGGCCTTCCTGAAAGAGGCCGCCTGGCCTGTGCTGTCGGGCGTGGCGGACTGGATTGTGAGCCGGCTGACCCGCACCTCACGCGGACTGGAACTCCTGCGGGCGACCGGTCCCGCCGAGGTTCCCGAACCCCCGGATAATGACGCCTTCACCCTGATGGCGGCAGGCGAAATCCTTCGTCGGGCAGCGCATGCAGCCCAGCAGATCGGGCGGGAAATCCCCGAGGCCTGGAAAGAGGCCGCGCGGGATCTGTATCTGCCGGTGCGGTCCGACCACGTCATCGCCGCCCACGACGGCTTCCGCGTTTCCGAACCCAAGGGGGCGACGCCGTCCCCGCTTGCGGGCCTGTTTCCCTACGACCATCCTGCGCCGGCGATCGAGCGAAAGGCGACGCTTGAATTCTATCTCGCGCACTGGAAGGCCTACGTCGGCGCGCCGATGTTCCCGGCGCTCTATGTGACCTGGGCGGCGATGGCGGGGGATCGAGACCTGGCGCTCGAACTCTTCGAAGAAGGCTATGCGGCTTATGACAAAGGCCGTTTCCACCAATGCCTCGAATACCGGCCAGACCATCCCGACAGCCAGGTCGCTGCGGGTCCCTTCTTCGCAAACCTGGGCGGAATGCTGCTGGGTCTGACGCTCGGCCTGACGGGTCTGGTCGTTGACGACGGCGATCCCCAGAACTGGCCGCGGCGGCCCATCGTCCTCCCGCAAGGGTGGTCGGCGATCGAGATCGGTCGGGTGTGGGTCCGGGGACGGCCTATGCGTCTGATCGCGCGCCAAGGGGCTGAACGGGCAGAACTCACGCCCGAGTAA
- a CDS encoding DUF6766 family protein, with amino-acid sequence MRRYAYAWITLAFFFVSIALHWLFGWYAFVDEARDHGATPQLAAYLVLMGRDTFENWQSEFLQLLWQVVGLAYFLYVGSPASKENDDRTEAKIDALLQLIGQERGEALIREIDAAHDRRGGHARIHVDPPYGA; translated from the coding sequence ATGCGACGCTATGCCTATGCCTGGATCACCCTGGCTTTCTTCTTCGTCTCGATCGCCCTGCACTGGCTGTTCGGATGGTACGCGTTTGTCGATGAGGCGAGAGATCATGGGGCCACGCCGCAACTGGCCGCCTACCTCGTCCTGATGGGGCGCGACACCTTCGAAAACTGGCAGTCCGAGTTCCTGCAACTGCTGTGGCAGGTCGTGGGCCTTGCCTATTTCCTCTACGTTGGATCGCCGGCTTCCAAGGAGAACGACGACCGCACAGAAGCCAAGATCGACGCTCTGTTGCAACTCATTGGCCAGGAGCGCGGCGAGGCCCTGATCCGGGAAATCGACGCCGCACACGATCGCCGGGGCGGTCACGCGCGGATCCATGTCGATCCGCCCTATGGAGCCTGA
- a CDS encoding DUF421 domain-containing protein, producing MIDALQGEGIGPACARAALSFIIAWALLKAGKKRFLKQGSPFDALLAIMTGAVLGRGVTEGGAFYPALAAAAVITLSHWGFASLAFHVPGMSRVIEGHPRTLMQNGRPDPVQMRRALVSEDDLREELRLRTGSDDLGWIDAAWQERSGRLSLRLKPGAPP from the coding sequence ATGATCGACGCGTTGCAAGGTGAGGGCATCGGACCCGCATGTGCGAGAGCCGCTCTCAGCTTTATCATCGCCTGGGCCCTTCTCAAGGCCGGGAAAAAGCGCTTTCTCAAACAGGGAAGCCCGTTCGACGCGCTCTTGGCGATCATGACGGGCGCCGTCCTCGGACGAGGCGTTACGGAGGGCGGGGCCTTTTATCCCGCGCTCGCCGCTGCGGCCGTCATAACTCTGTCGCATTGGGGTTTCGCCAGTCTTGCGTTTCACGTCCCCGGGATGTCGCGCGTGATCGAGGGTCACCCCCGGACCCTGATGCAGAACGGTCGTCCGGACCCGGTACAGATGCGGCGCGCACTGGTGTCGGAGGACGATCTGCGTGAGGAACTGAGGCTTCGGACTGGTTCGGACGATCTCGGTTGGATCGATGCGGCCTGGCAGGAGAGGAGTGGTCGCCTGAGTCTCAGGCTCAAGCCTGGCGCCCCTCCCTGA
- a CDS encoding DUF4142 domain-containing protein, whose protein sequence is MCNRCRSTALAAQRETVMINKSILVAGAAVLALAACNRETGGAPDQQNQAANAVQDHAAGVVGTVAAPAGAATDEGFVTNAAIGGMYEVQAGQIAAQRSTNPKIKALGAKMVADHGKAGDELKPIAAAANLAIPTALDQRHQGLIDNLRGATDQDFDRVYLQQQEAAHNETAMLLTDYGRVGANAGLKGWAAKTLPVVEMHKHMVDELDEANADAAH, encoded by the coding sequence TTGTGCAACCGTTGCCGTTCAACCGCGTTGGCTGCGCAAAGGGAGACTGTCATGATCAACAAATCCATTCTCGTCGCCGGCGCTGCTGTTCTGGCGCTCGCCGCCTGCAACAGGGAAACGGGCGGAGCGCCAGACCAACAGAACCAGGCTGCAAACGCGGTTCAGGACCATGCGGCAGGCGTTGTGGGAACCGTCGCTGCCCCGGCCGGCGCCGCCACGGACGAGGGCTTCGTAACCAACGCAGCGATCGGCGGAATGTACGAGGTTCAGGCCGGGCAGATCGCCGCCCAGCGCTCGACCAACCCGAAAATCAAGGCGCTCGGGGCCAAGATGGTCGCCGACCATGGCAAGGCGGGCGACGAGCTGAAACCGATCGCTGCTGCGGCCAACCTGGCGATCCCGACCGCGCTCGATCAGCGTCATCAGGGCCTGATCGACAACCTGCGCGGCGCGACCGATCAGGATTTCGACCGAGTCTATCTCCAGCAGCAGGAGGCGGCCCACAATGAAACCGCGATGCTGCTTACCGACTATGGCCGCGTCGGCGCGAACGCAGGACTGAAGGGCTGGGCCGCCAAGACCCTGCCCGTCGTCGAAATGCACAAACATATGGTCGATGAACTCGATGAGGCCAACGCCGACGCCGCACACTGA
- a CDS encoding ATP-dependent DNA ligase: MEARSRPTLPGGPGWWYEPKWDGFRCLAFKAGPKVELVAKSGKLLNRFFPEVVQRLAALSDDVFGIDGELLARDGETFSFEVLQARLHPAESRIQRLARETPAVFALFDMVEDVDGSDLRPLSWSERHARLERFLKRHQTPDLTLTPGTDDQTRAEGWLTDGRLEGVVAKSIDGAYLEGERAMIKVKRGRTADCVVGGFRYASSGPIVGSLLLGLYDDQGRLNHVGHASGFAGVDKVELTRELEALRGGDGFTGRVPGGPSRWSTERSTVWTPLRPDLVVEVAFDQVSDHRFRHGTRLVRRRPDKAPEQCRMEQLEA, encoded by the coding sequence ATGGAGGCGCGTTCGCGACCAACACTGCCGGGCGGTCCCGGTTGGTGGTACGAACCCAAGTGGGACGGCTTTCGTTGCCTGGCCTTCAAGGCTGGTCCCAAGGTCGAGCTCGTCGCCAAGTCCGGAAAGCTGTTGAACCGCTTTTTCCCCGAGGTGGTCCAGCGACTTGCAGCGCTGTCCGACGATGTATTCGGGATCGACGGAGAGTTGCTGGCGCGGGACGGGGAGACGTTTTCGTTCGAAGTGCTTCAGGCGCGTCTTCATCCCGCAGAAAGCCGCATTCAAAGGCTTGCGCGCGAGACCCCGGCCGTCTTCGCGCTGTTCGATATGGTCGAGGACGTCGACGGCTCGGACCTGCGGCCCTTGTCCTGGTCGGAGCGTCACGCCAGGCTTGAGCGGTTTCTCAAGCGCCATCAGACGCCGGATCTGACCCTCACGCCCGGCACGGACGATCAGACGCGCGCCGAGGGATGGCTGACAGACGGGCGTCTCGAAGGCGTGGTCGCCAAGTCGATCGACGGCGCCTACCTCGAAGGCGAGCGAGCGATGATCAAGGTCAAGCGCGGCCGCACCGCCGACTGCGTCGTCGGCGGTTTTCGCTACGCTTCGTCCGGACCGATCGTCGGCTCTCTTCTTCTGGGCCTGTACGATGATCAGGGTCGGCTGAATCACGTCGGCCATGCCTCAGGCTTTGCGGGGGTCGACAAGGTTGAACTGACCCGGGAGCTCGAAGCACTGCGCGGCGGTGACGGATTCACGGGACGGGTCCCGGGCGGGCCCAGCCGCTGGAGCACTGAACGCTCCACGGTCTGGACGCCCTTGCGTCCGGACTTAGTAGTGGAGGTCGCCTTCGATCAGGTTTCGGACCACCGGTTCCGCCATGGCACGCGTCTGGTGCGTCGACGCCCGGACAAGGCCCCGGAACAATGTCGGATGGAGCAACTCGAGGCGTAA
- a CDS encoding DUF6894 family protein, giving the protein MAGSRVSVQPVARLGQSRIRVNSVKHVHLGRFVVAAVKAEIDHRLLLEGRGYGLPVQQRPAPVVPDAPARPFGVAPLQGPARRGPQPDARRSGTNQSGQGFGFMPRYFFSTANGHRIKDDEGDILANDTAARHMAIEILSEVLPSQREHLGEGGRYSVIVADDQANPLYEITATAKRYAQ; this is encoded by the coding sequence ATGGCGGGCTCGCGGGTGAGCGTGCAGCCGGTCGCGCGCCTCGGTCAGAGCCGTATCCGGGTCAACAGCGTCAAGCACGTCCATCTCGGGCGCTTCGTTGTCGCGGCCGTTAAAGCTGAAATAGATCATCGTCTTCTCCTCGAAGGTCGCGGCTATGGCCTTCCGGTTCAACAGCGCCCGGCGCCCGTCGTTCCCGACGCCCCTGCCCGGCCTTTCGGCGTGGCGCCTTTGCAAGGCCCGGCGAGGCGAGGCCCGCAGCCAGACGCGCGGCGTTCGGGAACGAACCAGTCGGGCCAAGGTTTCGGGTTTATGCCCCGATACTTCTTCAGCACTGCGAACGGCCACCGGATCAAGGACGACGAAGGCGACATCCTCGCGAACGATACGGCGGCCCGCCACATGGCGATCGAAATCCTTTCCGAGGTTTTGCCGTCACAGCGCGAGCATCTCGGCGAGGGTGGGCGATACAGCGTCATTGTCGCGGACGACCAGGCCAATCCGCTCTATGAGATAACCGCGACGGCGAAACGCTATGCTCAATAG
- a CDS encoding Crp/Fnr family transcriptional regulator: MSAQFQNQVLSNLGEDDLAALLPHLVAVTLRKGDVLTEQDGPVDEVYFPGTADLANVMMFADGRAVETSTVGSEGVSGLAAFLAGAPCSWRVVVQIEGTAWKLAADVLRRQIQASPALLARALELTHDYQSQAAQTAACNAIHEVAPRLARWLLLVQDRTDQSEILLTQGDIATLLGVQRTTINAAASELRSAGAIDYRRGRVHILDRTALRGVACSCYEAQRRRSQALGIVTRFQRVDRSSPS; this comes from the coding sequence ATGTCCGCCCAGTTTCAGAATCAGGTCCTTTCCAATCTCGGCGAAGACGATCTCGCAGCGCTTCTGCCGCACCTTGTGGCCGTGACGCTCAGGAAGGGCGACGTCCTCACCGAGCAGGACGGGCCGGTCGACGAAGTCTATTTTCCCGGCACCGCCGATCTGGCGAACGTCATGATGTTCGCAGACGGCCGTGCGGTTGAAACCTCGACGGTTGGCTCCGAAGGCGTTTCGGGCCTGGCGGCCTTTCTGGCCGGCGCCCCTTGCTCGTGGCGGGTCGTCGTCCAGATCGAGGGCACAGCATGGAAGTTGGCTGCCGATGTCCTTCGCCGCCAGATTCAGGCCAGCCCGGCCCTGCTCGCGCGCGCGCTCGAACTGACCCATGACTACCAGTCGCAGGCCGCCCAAACAGCGGCCTGCAACGCTATTCACGAGGTCGCGCCGCGTCTCGCGCGCTGGCTGCTTCTCGTCCAGGATCGCACGGATCAATCTGAGATACTGCTCACCCAGGGGGACATCGCCACGCTGCTCGGGGTCCAACGCACGACCATCAACGCCGCGGCGTCCGAACTCAGGAGCGCGGGTGCGATCGACTATCGTCGCGGCAGGGTCCACATCCTTGACCGCACGGCTCTAAGGGGCGTCGCTTGCAGCTGTTACGAGGCCCAGCGGCGTCGCTCTCAAGCTCTGGGGATCGTGACCCGCTTCCAGCGCGTGGACCGGTCATCTCCTTCTTGA
- a CDS encoding hemerythrin domain-containing protein codes for MSIIDKALAAITPIPGAQHRAEATEKARAVAAPQGWLAAVLDHHDQIREAFEVGRRAKSASDRTAAMKALAVVLNGHSLAEELVLYPALGQAGEKAHAAHAYLEQTTAKAQMAELENIAPSKPEWLDKWEHIEGAVLTHMFEEESSWFLTLQEKAEHPERLTARYREEFDRYTR; via the coding sequence ATGTCCATCATCGACAAGGCGCTGGCCGCCATCACCCCGATCCCCGGCGCTCAACACCGGGCAGAGGCGACAGAAAAGGCGCGGGCTGTTGCGGCGCCTCAAGGGTGGCTGGCGGCGGTTCTGGACCACCACGATCAGATCCGCGAGGCGTTCGAGGTGGGTCGCCGAGCCAAGTCGGCGAGTGATCGAACGGCGGCGATGAAGGCGCTTGCGGTGGTTCTCAACGGTCATTCCCTGGCCGAAGAGCTTGTGCTGTACCCGGCGCTCGGACAGGCCGGGGAGAAGGCCCACGCCGCCCACGCCTATCTCGAGCAGACCACAGCCAAGGCCCAGATGGCGGAGTTGGAAAATATCGCTCCGTCAAAACCCGAGTGGCTCGACAAGTGGGAACATATCGAAGGGGCGGTCCTGACGCATATGTTCGAAGAGGAAAGCAGTTGGTTCCTGACGCTGCAAGAGAAGGCCGAACATCCGGAGCGGCTCACGGCGCGATATCGCGAAGAGTTCGATCGGTACACGCGTTGA
- a CDS encoding catalase — translation MHYSHWGRPDQALATRSVAKSLNDDGFVIEARMMSIPRCISVGYPTHKSLELRGFVVNRKEPAGFWKGGAAAVIPTSPELVMAKSSKSSSARPAAPKPGPATTTARTAKVSAAPEITTGVGGEVHQTASGHQLRLTTNMGHVIADDQNSLKAGPRGPTLLEDFILREKITHFDHERIPERVVHARGTGAHGFFELTDSLADLTTARILGEVGEKTEVFVRFSTVAGSKGSMDLARDVRGFAVKFYTRDGNWDLVGNNIPVFFIQDPIKFPDIIHAAKPEPDRGFPQAQTAHDTFWDFIAMTPESMHMIMWIMSDRTLPRSYRMIEGFGVHTFRLVDAQGRSTFVKFHWRPKLGAQSVLWDEAVKINGADPDYHRRDLWNAIDKGDFPEWELGVQLFDEAFADSFDFDHLDSTKLIPEELVPLRIIGRMVLDRNIDNHFAETEQVAFCTANVPPGIDFSDDPLLHGRNFSYHDTQLIRLGGPNFHQIPINQPKGCPFANFQRDGHMQMTVPKGRVAYQPSLLDPRNAREDPVAGFKSFPAPVEGTKLRARSETFSDHYSQARQFFLSQTEPEQNHIINALVFELSKVETAEIRERMLGHLSNIETSIATRVATGLGFAGAIPVVDAAQPTRRDLELSPALSILAKTTPSLLGRMVGCLVTEGSDASLVNAVRDAVTDAGAKFLVVAPTVGGVTLSDGATQAADYQLQGGPSVLFDAVVVAASEEGAAQLLKEASAIDFVHNAFVHLKVIGHSRASQPLLDKAGVVPDAGVVALGKGAGATFVKTAGVGRLWDREPSVRTVF, via the coding sequence ATGCATTACTCACACTGGGGCCGGCCAGACCAGGCGTTGGCCACCAGATCGGTCGCCAAGTCCCTGAATGACGACGGGTTTGTAATCGAGGCCCGCATGATGAGCATCCCTCGCTGCATCAGTGTGGGGTACCCGACACATAAGTCCTTGGAGTTACGCGGCTTTGTCGTGAACCGAAAGGAACCAGCCGGGTTCTGGAAGGGCGGCGCCGCAGCCGTGATCCCGACATCGCCGGAGCTCGTCATGGCAAAATCCTCCAAGTCCTCCTCAGCCCGCCCTGCTGCGCCGAAGCCGGGTCCTGCAACGACGACGGCCCGAACGGCGAAAGTCTCAGCCGCGCCCGAAATCACGACAGGCGTGGGTGGAGAGGTGCATCAGACTGCTTCCGGCCACCAGTTGCGGCTGACCACCAACATGGGTCATGTGATCGCTGACGATCAGAACTCGCTGAAAGCGGGACCGCGCGGGCCGACCCTGCTTGAAGACTTCATCCTGCGCGAGAAGATCACGCATTTCGACCACGAGCGGATCCCCGAACGAGTCGTTCACGCCCGTGGGACGGGCGCCCACGGCTTCTTCGAACTGACCGATTCCCTCGCCGATCTGACGACCGCGCGCATCCTGGGCGAGGTGGGGGAAAAGACCGAAGTGTTCGTGCGCTTCTCGACGGTCGCGGGCTCGAAGGGCTCGATGGATCTCGCGCGCGACGTGCGCGGATTCGCCGTCAAGTTCTACACCAGGGACGGCAATTGGGACCTCGTTGGAAACAACATCCCGGTCTTCTTCATTCAGGATCCGATCAAGTTCCCCGACATCATTCACGCCGCCAAGCCCGAGCCGGATCGCGGGTTCCCGCAAGCCCAGACAGCTCACGACACCTTCTGGGATTTCATCGCGATGACGCCGGAATCCATGCACATGATCATGTGGATCATGTCGGACAGGACGCTGCCCCGGTCTTACCGGATGATCGAGGGCTTCGGCGTTCACACCTTCCGACTGGTCGATGCGCAAGGTCGGTCGACCTTCGTGAAGTTTCACTGGCGGCCGAAGCTCGGCGCCCAATCGGTGCTTTGGGACGAGGCGGTCAAGATCAACGGCGCCGATCCCGATTATCACCGCCGTGATCTGTGGAATGCGATCGACAAAGGCGATTTCCCGGAGTGGGAGCTGGGCGTCCAGCTGTTCGACGAGGCTTTCGCCGACAGCTTCGACTTCGACCACCTCGACTCTACCAAGCTGATCCCCGAGGAGCTCGTTCCCTTGCGGATCATCGGCCGGATGGTGCTGGATCGTAATATCGACAACCATTTCGCCGAGACCGAACAGGTCGCGTTCTGCACCGCGAATGTGCCGCCGGGCATCGACTTCAGCGACGACCCCCTGCTGCATGGTCGCAACTTCTCCTACCACGACACCCAACTCATTCGGCTTGGCGGCCCTAACTTCCACCAGATTCCGATCAATCAGCCCAAGGGGTGTCCCTTCGCCAACTTCCAGCGGGATGGCCATATGCAGATGACCGTCCCCAAGGGACGGGTCGCCTATCAGCCCAGCCTCCTGGATCCTCGCAACGCCCGCGAGGATCCTGTCGCCGGTTTCAAATCCTTCCCTGCCCCGGTGGAAGGGACAAAGCTCAGAGCCCGCTCGGAAACCTTTTCGGATCACTACAGCCAGGCTCGCCAGTTCTTCCTGAGCCAGACCGAGCCGGAGCAGAACCACATCATCAACGCCCTGGTGTTTGAGTTGAGCAAGGTCGAGACGGCGGAAATCCGCGAGCGAATGCTGGGTCATCTCTCGAATATCGAGACGTCGATCGCGACCCGGGTAGCGACGGGTCTTGGCTTTGCGGGCGCCATCCCGGTCGTCGACGCCGCTCAGCCGACGCGGCGGGATCTCGAACTCTCGCCGGCGCTCAGCATTCTGGCCAAGACGACGCCATCGCTCCTTGGCCGGATGGTCGGCTGTCTGGTCACGGAGGGATCAGACGCATCTCTTGTCAACGCCGTACGCGACGCGGTGACGGACGCCGGAGCGAAGTTCCTTGTCGTCGCGCCGACCGTCGGCGGCGTGACCTTGTCCGACGGCGCGACCCAGGCTGCAGACTACCAGCTCCAGGGCGGGCCATCGGTGCTCTTCGACGCCGTCGTGGTCGCAGCGTCCGAAGAGGGAGCCGCCCAGTTGCTCAAGGAGGCCTCGGCGATCGACTTCGTCCATAACGCCTTTGTCCATCTGAAGGTCATCGGTCATTCGCGGGCCTCCCAGCCGCTCCTCGATAAGGCGGGCGTGGTTCCCGATGCAGGCGTCGTCGCCCTCGGCAAAGGTGCTGGAGCCACATTCGTCAAGACAGCGGGTGTTGGGCGGCTGTGGGATCGCGAACCGTCGGTTCGCACCGTCTTCTGA
- a CDS encoding arylesterase — protein sequence MLGDSLTAGYGLRRDESLPVRLQAELAALGTSVQVTNAGISGDTTADGLRRVDRSVPSDTRLCIVALGANDMMQGVATPTVQRNLEAILDRLAGRSIPAMICGMRAPPWLGLYAIAFDRVFADVARERRVPFDPFLLEGVALDFRFTLPDRIHPNGPGIAKVARRLAPQVVEAMTP from the coding sequence ATGCTGGGCGACTCTCTCACCGCAGGCTACGGCTTGCGACGCGATGAGTCCCTTCCTGTTCGCCTTCAGGCCGAGCTCGCCGCCCTTGGCACGTCCGTCCAGGTCACCAACGCGGGGATATCCGGCGACACCACCGCCGATGGCCTGAGGCGGGTCGACCGATCGGTTCCGTCGGATACGCGCTTGTGCATCGTGGCTCTGGGAGCGAACGACATGATGCAGGGTGTCGCAACCCCGACCGTGCAACGCAATCTGGAGGCCATCCTGGATCGCCTCGCCGGCCGGTCCATACCGGCCATGATCTGCGGAATGCGCGCGCCGCCTTGGCTGGGCCTTTACGCAATCGCATTCGATCGGGTCTTCGCCGACGTCGCCCGCGAACGCCGTGTGCCGTTCGATCCCTTCCTGCTCGAAGGCGTTGCGCTGGATTTCCGATTTACCCTACCGGACCGGATCCACCCCAACGGCCCGGGGATAGCGAAGGTGGCGCGCCGACTGGCTCCGCAGGTCGTGGAGGCCATGACGCCATGA
- a CDS encoding DUF6894 family protein, whose protein sequence is MARYSFQTEGGIGDNAPVEIEIRSFREAQIEAVAFLGETLRDRPEQFWARQEATLTVSDDAGLVLFRLNLIARSFDAGH, encoded by the coding sequence ATGGCGAGATATTCATTTCAGACGGAAGGCGGCATCGGGGACAATGCCCCGGTCGAGATCGAGATCAGATCGTTCAGGGAAGCGCAGATTGAGGCCGTGGCCTTTCTGGGTGAAACCCTGCGCGATCGACCTGAACAGTTCTGGGCGCGTCAGGAAGCGACACTGACTGTCAGTGACGACGCCGGCCTGGTCCTCTTCCGCTTGAACCTGATTGCCCGATCGTTTGATGCCGGCCACTGA